GGGGAAAACGACATTGTTCAATTTGATAACCGGGTACCACCTTCCGGACAAAGGACGGATCATATTCAAAGGGAAAGACATCGCGGGGATGCAGCCTTTCGACATCGTCAGGCTGGGAATGGCGAGGGCTTTCCAGATCACCAATATCTTTCGCAGAATGACCGTTCTGGAAAATCTGATTGCCACCCTCATCACTAAAAATCGCGGCAATTTAAATATGGTCACGGCCGTAAGCAAGCTCAAAGTTGTGCGGGAGAGAGCGTACGAGGTGCTGGACAGTGTGGGGCTTACGGATCTTGCTCACCGCCAAAGCGGTACTCTGGCGCACGGTAACCAGAAGAGACTGGACATAGCCGTGGCGCTTGCCCTGGAGCCGGAGTTGCTCCTCCTTGACGAGCCCATGGCGGGAATGAGCCCTGAAGAGCGCTGGCAAACCGTGGAACTGGTCAAGCAACTCTGGGAGCGCCTGAAGATTACCATGGTTTTCATCGAACACGACATGGATATGGTTTTCGGGATTTCCCAGAAAGTGCGCGTGCTCTGCTACAAAACGCTATTGGCTGAAGGAACTCCGCAAGAGATCTCGTCCAACCCCCAAGTAATCGAGGCATATCTTGGTGAAGAGGTTTGACCATGCACCTGGAAGTGGAAAAGATCAACACATACTACGGACTGAGCCACATCCTGTTCGATGTCTCCCTTCAGGTTAACCAAGGCGAGGCGGTAGTTCTGCTGGGGAGAAACGGGGCCGGCAAGACCACCACTATGCGCAGCATCATGGGCCTCACCCCGCCGAAGCAGGGGAAAGTAAGTTTCAACGGGAAAGACATTACCGCTCTGCCTCCTTACAAAGTTGCCCGGCTGGGGTTGGGTTTCGTGCCGGAGGACCGGCGGATTTTCCCGGATCTGACGGTCCACGCCAATCTGGATGTCGGCCGCCAGAAATCGCGGTCCACGGGCAAGGGTTGGACCATCGACCGCATTTATGAACTCTTTCCAAGGCTGAGGGAACTGTCCGCTCGCCGAGGCGGCAATCTTAGCGGCGGAGAACAGCAGATGCTTACCATAGCCCGCACCCTGATGGGCAATCCTGATCTGATTCTACTTGATGAACCTTCCGAAGGACTCGCTCCCATCATCGTCAAAGTGCTCGGCGATTTCATCGACCTGATAAAACAAGAAGGGATGACCGTCCTCCTTTCCGAGCAAAATGTAAAGTTCGCTCTGAAACACTGCGATCGTGCCTATATAGTCGACAACGGGCACATCAAATACGAGGGGAGCATCAAGGACCTGGAACGGGATGAAGAAATCAAGAAGCGTTATCTAGCTGTCTAGTGCCCAGTCCCGCGAACGACTCGCATAACCCGGCATCGGAGGCCATCTCAGGCGTTCCGACGAGGTGAACGGGGGGCAGGCTTGTCATTGCGAGCGCAGCGAAGCAATCTCACGTGGCGGACACCAAGCGCTAGAGATTGCTTCGTCGCCATGCTCCTCGCAATGACACTGACTAGTGTGCTGGCCCGGTTGAGGACCTGCAATCTAATTGTGGAACATCACACTAGTAACGTTGCATCGCATTCCCTTATGCCAATTCGCATGTCCGGAGTTAGGCATGGCGGGCATTCGTGCCCCGCGGGACCGCAGGCGAATCGTGGTAGGGCTGGCGTCGCTGTGAGCCTTCAATAACCTTATCTGTTTGGTCGCGACTTGGTGGTCTAGGTCACTAACCGGTAAAAACGGTTTCTATCGCTACAACCTATGTAATAGGTGAAAGGGGGTAAGCTCATGAGATCCTCACCCAACAGGCTGTGGAGTAGCCTTTTGTCGTCCATGCTCGTTTTGGTTCTGATCGTTGCGGCTTCACTTGTGTGTGCGGAGCCAATAACGAGGCTTTCCGGGGTGCCGGACCTGGAATCGCTCAAGAAATACTATTCGGTGC
This region of Desulfomonile tiedjei genomic DNA includes:
- a CDS encoding ABC transporter ATP-binding protein, producing MHLEVEKINTYYGLSHILFDVSLQVNQGEAVVLLGRNGAGKTTTMRSIMGLTPPKQGKVSFNGKDITALPPYKVARLGLGFVPEDRRIFPDLTVHANLDVGRQKSRSTGKGWTIDRIYELFPRLRELSARRGGNLSGGEQQMLTIARTLMGNPDLILLDEPSEGLAPIIVKVLGDFIDLIKQEGMTVLLSEQNVKFALKHCDRAYIVDNGHIKYEGSIKDLERDEEIKKRYLAV
- a CDS encoding ABC transporter ATP-binding protein, with protein sequence MTDHILRIEKLSKSFEGNQIFNDVNFGVSPGELSAIIGPNGAGKTTLFNLITGYHLPDKGRIIFKGKDIAGMQPFDIVRLGMARAFQITNIFRRMTVLENLIATLITKNRGNLNMVTAVSKLKVVRERAYEVLDSVGLTDLAHRQSGTLAHGNQKRLDIAVALALEPELLLLDEPMAGMSPEERWQTVELVKQLWERLKITMVFIEHDMDMVFGISQKVRVLCYKTLLAEGTPQEISSNPQVIEAYLGEEV